In Lacerta agilis isolate rLacAgi1 chromosome 8, rLacAgi1.pri, whole genome shotgun sequence, one genomic interval encodes:
- the LOC117052097 gene encoding uncharacterized protein LOC117052097, with protein MQTSPERITEAHLALSCETNQPTSLGGEVSRKSLISRPSPGPARKPEGGEQYPSGRAFFKGRCPFWMKRKGAANPPQGQVTPKSRLCMEATHESPIQAVRKPATREDARGLDSDEESVRGGNGTSLLRNLLCLKKTPGGPEASPAQRARVRCGPVAALSRTADPQGESPLRWKPGAKAQSPAEASSIAETDVADTVDRFVGWWAKPWRAFRAMLRCRAKKRSVLPENERSPKAAEGRGIRLPAEPETSPIARVDGSPRFSATEDKTLASDAGETHGPQEEGEGDRLSSRCGLEIHGRAEDDISDPATEREVDELCTFLSEGRRPGDESRGHRGVFEWRGACHLPGGNGVEAGDVADRDPEPGDYGYWAEASDGEQQALADLAENPGGQGMVMATGDLGWLDTEFPASPVVGMGGPKEKRGRDVSAASNPESQATGGGNGRVADTGRENQHIRQEVLQHLSSCSVPPPASEPGRSDALKPDPYGAPRAYIAEEEEGETSPGFPQTLPTPLEPSPSFPPRGQGLPEGPPPPRPCEDGGREVCQRRGSSGRKLPSSTEEEEEETVPEPGEAGDKQRLYLAAVEIVGAAIDAAADQLAKAAEREQGEMGSSREVP; from the coding sequence ATGCAGACCTCCCCAGAGAGGATAACAGAGGCCCACCTTGCATTATCTTGTGAGACCAACCAACCAACTTCGCTGGGAGGGGAAGTGTCAAGAAAGAGCCTGATTTCAAGACCTTCTCCAGGGCCTGCAAGAAAACCTGAGGGGGGAGAACAGTATCCCTCAGGAAGGGCTTTCTTCAAGGGGAGGTGCCCGTTCTGGATGAAGAGGAAAGGGGCTGCCAATCCCCCCCAGGGACAGGTGACCCCCAAGAGCCGCCTCTGCATGGAGGCCACTCACGAGAGCCCCATCCAAGCTGTCCGGAAGCCGGCCACGCGGGAGGACGCCCGAGGGCTGGACTCCGACGAGGAATCCGTGCGAGGGGGAAACGGCACCTCCCTCCTCAGGAACCTCCTGTGCCTGAAGAAGACGCCCGGTGGCCCAGAGGCATCACCGGCCCAAAGGGCGAGAGTCAGGTGCGGGCCTGTGGCCGCCCTCAGCAGAACCGCCGACCCGCAAGGGGAGTCTCCTCTGAGGTGGAAGCCCGGAGCTAAGGCCCAGAGCCCAGCAGAGGCCAGCTCCATCGCGGAGACAGATGTGGCAGATACAGTGGACAGGTTTGTCGGGTGGTGGGCGAAGCCATGGAGAGCTTTCAGGGCCATGCTGAGATGCAGAGCCAAGAAAAGGTCGGTTCTCCCAGAGAACGAGAGAAGTCCCAAGGCGGCGGAAGGAAGGGGTATTCGCCTCCCCGCAGAGCCCGAAACCTCGCCCATCGCCAGGGTGGATGGATCCCCCCGTTTTTCAGCCACGGAGGACAAAACTCTTGCATCCGACGCGGGTGAAACTCACGGCCCCCAAGAGGAGGGTGAAGGCGACCGCCTGAGCTCAAGGTGTGGGCTGGAGATCCACGGGCGGGCAGAGGACGATATTTCGGACCCCGCGACTGAACGGGAAGTCGACGAGCTCTGCACTTTCTTGAGCGAGGGAAGGAGGCCTGGGGATGAGAGTCGAGGCCACAGGGGCGTTTTTGAGTGGAGGGGTGCTTGCCACCTTCCTGGGGGGAACGGAGTAGAGGCGGGAGACGTCGCAGACCGGGACCCTGAGCCGGGGGACTACGGGTACTGGGCCGAGGCATCGGACGGAGAGCAACAGGCTCTCGCCGATCTCGCCGAGAACCCAGGAGGACAGGGCATGGTGATGGCGACGGGAGATCTGGGCTGGCTGGACACCGAGTTCCCGGCAAGCCCGGTGGTTGGGATGGGTGGGCCGAAGGAAAAGCGGGGAAGGGATGTTTCTGCTGCAAGCAATCCCGAAAGCCAAGCGACTGGAGGAGGGAACGGGCGTGTGGCAGACACCGGCAGAGAGAACCAACACATCCGCCAGGAAGTGCTGCAGCATCTCAGCAGCTGCTCAGTTCCTCCGCCAGCCTCAGAACCCGGCAGAAGCGATGCTCTGAAACCAGACCCTTATGGCGCTCCTAGGGCCTACATcgcggaggaagaagaaggggagacaTCTCCCGGCTTCCCACAGACCCTGCCGACCCCCCTGGAGCCGTCTCCCTCTTTTCCACCCAGAGGGCAAGGACTTCCGGAGGGGCCACCCCCACCAAGGCCGTGCGAGGACGGAGGAAGGGAAGTCTGCCAAAGGAGAGGGAGCTCCGGGCGGAAGCTGCCATCGtccacggaggaggaggaggaggaaaccgtGCCAGAGCCGGGAGAGGCGGGCGACAAGCAGCGGCTCTACCTGGCTGCGGTGGAGATCGTGGGCGCCGCCATCGACGCCGCAGCAGATCAGCTGGCAAAGGCGGCCGAGCGGGAGCAAGGAGAGATGGGGTCCAGCAGAGAAGTTCCTTGA
- the SYNE4 gene encoding LOW QUALITY PROTEIN: nesprin-4 (The sequence of the model RefSeq protein was modified relative to this genomic sequence to represent the inferred CDS: deleted 2 bases in 1 codon), with product MAVCDLSAVSVEKRIREEQAWHLRKAFQDLLFRFQDWLWAAELMAASPNSSQVSYANSKKELQRFKVLQRQVSDKLLPLESLNRRYHQLVRSGSIGPQLRPTVQKVNQRWDELQARTAAICKRLKHFVNQWEKFELEKETIRVWLVELDLRLTDVEHFSAGTSLEKMIQLQAFEQDVQASADRVDRLLVHGEALIQKSQPEDAEVLEEELRDLSGFCQEVFRRVFRFQGRLVSMRLVFEDEWLSDRGSDLESESLADESLERMGGGGAGPPLPPAAPMCQSTPKNPSLRRQQPAPPVEANVDLEWDPSVDIGGSTSHDEEDSSYFSAITGMGQWEEPRWKCKPPACASRSLPLRCGSREDLSGQNGFREEWEQFSSSVTDQEIKRCSSVLCDHLLWRVKLHFRGRIPTLLMFLLPSLVGTSHSWELQGCQHPQNGPPERGSPRQAEPMGFDPERIETWLGQSCREKMGGKLEVEQVTGTCGHVPLPVLDLQFPVQSQASGKQPKRQRSQQRARKKTRPTPASNVGQICKKDHLNSRSAEIAVTIEQGSSLQQPPIISCLRTQKLPRLPAMWNRTMMLLSASLLLLLLFLASPFPLYPSELSCLQENGYSRSFHLMLTYSGPPPT from the exons ATGGCTGTTTGCGACCTTTCCGCAGTGTCCGTGGAGAAACGCATCAG AGAGGAGCAGGCGTGGCATCTCCGGAAAGCCTTCCAAGACTTGCTCTTCCGCTTCCAGGACTGGCTGTGGGCTGCCGAGCTCATGGCTGCCTCCCCAAACTCCTCGCAGGTATCCTACGCCAATTCCAAGAAAGAGCTTCAAAGGTTCAAG GTGCTGCAAAGGCAAGTCTCAGACAAGCTGCTGCCTCTGGAATCCTTAAACAGGCGATACCACCAGCTGGTGAGGAGCGGGAGCATCGGCCCACAGCTCAGGCCCACGGTGCAAAAGGTCAACCAGCGCTGGGACGAACTGCAGGCTCGGACGGCTGCCATTTGCAAGAGGCTGAAG CATTTTGTGAACCAGTGGGAGAAGTTTGAGCTGGAGAAAGAGACCATCCGGGTTTGGCTGGTGGAGCTGGACCTCCGACTCACCGACGTGGAGCACTTCTCCGCAGGGACGTCGCTGGAGAAAATGATACAACTGCAG GCATTCGAGCAAGACGTGCAAGCCAGCGCAGACCGCGTTGACCGCCTGCTGGTGCACGGGGAAGCTCTGATCCAGAAGAGCCAGCCCGAGGACGCGGAGGTCCTGGAGGAGGAGTTGCGGGACCTGAGCGGTTTCTGCCAGGAGGTCTTCCGCAGAGTCTTCCGCTTCCAGGGGCGACTGGTCAGCATGCGGCTG GTCTTTGAGGACGAGTGGCTGTCGGACCGGGGTAGCGATTTGGAGTCCGAGTCCCTCGCGGACGAATCCCTGGAGCGGATGGGCGGTGGTGGCGCtgggccacccctgcctcctgctgCTCCCATGTGCCAGTCGACCCCAAAGAACCCCTCGTTGCGCCGCCAGCAGCCAGCTCCCCCTGTAGAGGCAAACGTGGATCTGGAGTGGGACCCTTCTGTGGATATAGGGGGGTCTACATCGCATGACGAAGAGGACTCCTCATACTTCAGCGCCATCACGG GTATGGGCCAGTGGGAAGAACCTCGCTGGAAGTGCAAGCCTCCTGCTTGTGCATCCCGTTCCTTGCCTTTGAGATGCGGCAGCCGGGAAGACTTATCT GGGCAGAATGGCTTCCGAGAGGAGTGGGAGCAGTTCAGTTCCTCTGTCACAGACCAGGAAATAAAAAGGTGCAGCTCTG TGCTCTGTGACCATCTACTATGGAGAGTGAAGCTCCACTTTAGGGGCAGGATTCCCACCCTG CTGATGTTCTTGCTGCCTTCTCTGGTAGGAACGTCACACTCATGGGAGCTCCAGGGATGTCAGCACCCCCAAAATGGGCCACCAGAGAGAGGGAGCCCCCGTCAAGCGGAACCGATGGGATTTGACCCCGAACGGATTGAGACTTGGCTGGGCCAGAGCTGCCGGGAGAAGATGGGAGGGAAGCTGGAGGTGGAACAG GTCACTGGGACTTGTGGGCATGTCCCCCTACCTGTCCTAGATCTGCAATTCCCAGTGCAATCCCAGGCAAGCGGGAAACAACCAAAGAGGCAGAGGTCACAGCAACGGGCGAGAAAGAAAACTCGGCCGACCCCAGCCAGCAACGTTGGGCAG ATCTGCAAGAAGGATCACCTCAACTCCCGATCAGCAGAAATCGCAGTCACCATTGAGCAGGG ATCCAGCCTCCAACAGCCTCCGATCATCTCCTGCCTCCGAACCCAGAAGCTCCCCAGACTCCCCGCCATGTGGAACAGGACAATGATGCTCCTGAGCgccagcctgctgctgctgctgctgttcctggcCAGCCCCTTTCCTCTGTACCCCTCGGAGCTCTCCTGCCTCCAGGAAAACGGCTACTCCAGGTCCTTCCACCTCATGCTCACTTACAGTGGGCCACCACCCACTTAG